Proteins co-encoded in one Calderihabitans maritimus genomic window:
- a CDS encoding SIR2 family NAD-dependent protein deacylase: MDYKEKIDRIVDLLRSSKRAFALTGAGISTESGIPDFRSPGTGLWEKMDPIKTSSASALRLNPAQFYANTMARWSKFRNAEPNYGHYALAELEKMGYLMGVITQNIDGLHRKAGSERVWEVHGHLRTCHCMECKKRFDFELIPAQLDKGVNPPLCPECKGIIRPDVVLFEDPMAEDFYQASRVLSGCDLLLIVGTSLTVYPVAGLPQLARRLVIINLMPTPYDNQAEVVIREKISKVFKDIMERLKETQSG, encoded by the coding sequence GTGGACTATAAAGAGAAGATAGACAGAATTGTAGACCTATTGCGGAGTTCCAAAAGAGCCTTCGCCTTAACCGGGGCAGGCATCAGCACTGAGAGTGGCATTCCGGATTTCCGCAGCCCGGGAACAGGTTTGTGGGAAAAGATGGATCCGATAAAAACCTCCTCGGCGAGCGCTTTAAGGCTGAATCCTGCCCAGTTCTATGCCAACACTATGGCCCGCTGGAGCAAGTTCAGAAACGCTGAGCCTAATTACGGTCATTATGCCTTGGCCGAACTGGAAAAAATGGGTTATTTGATGGGAGTTATTACCCAAAATATCGACGGCCTGCACCGGAAGGCCGGTTCCGAGAGGGTTTGGGAAGTTCACGGCCACCTGCGAACCTGTCATTGTATGGAGTGCAAAAAACGTTTTGATTTTGAGTTAATTCCTGCTCAATTGGACAAAGGCGTTAACCCACCTTTGTGCCCCGAATGCAAGGGAATTATACGTCCTGATGTGGTGCTCTTCGAAGATCCCATGGCCGAGGATTTTTACCAGGCAAGCCGGGTACTGAGCGGCTGTGATCTTTTGCTAATAGTGGGGACCAGTCTCACCGTCTACCCGGTCGCGGGACTACCTCAATTGGCCCGTAGACTGGTCATTATTAATTTGATGCCTACTCCCTACGATAACCAGGCAGAAGTGGTGATTCGGGAGAAAATCAGTAAAGTTTTCAAAGACATTATGGAGCGATTGAAAGAAACGCAGTCAGGTTAG
- the pduL gene encoding phosphate propanoyltransferase: MKKGIMQVPAGVSNRHVHLSQEDLEKLFGAGYELTKLKDLSQQGEFAARETVSVIGPKGIIEGVRILGPVRKETQVEISRTDGFRLGIDAPVRQSGHLEGTPGCLLVGPKGVAVLEKGVIVAAIHIHMSPSDAQKANLKDGDKVTVFIGGQRPVTFHEVLVRVHPRFRLELHLDTDEANAAWLNNGDKVWMVKDQQSLSMVG; the protein is encoded by the coding sequence ATGAAGAAGGGTATTATGCAGGTTCCGGCAGGTGTTTCTAACCGTCACGTCCATTTATCGCAGGAAGATTTAGAAAAACTTTTCGGTGCGGGATATGAGTTGACTAAACTAAAGGACTTATCCCAGCAAGGGGAATTTGCCGCCCGAGAAACGGTTTCCGTGATAGGTCCAAAGGGAATAATTGAGGGTGTCCGTATTTTAGGTCCCGTGAGGAAGGAAACTCAGGTAGAAATTTCCCGTACCGACGGTTTTCGCTTGGGGATAGATGCACCCGTCCGGCAGTCAGGTCACCTGGAAGGTACTCCCGGGTGTCTGCTAGTAGGGCCGAAGGGAGTCGCCGTGCTGGAGAAGGGTGTGATTGTGGCTGCCATCCATATCCACATGTCCCCCTCCGATGCCCAGAAGGCAAATCTAAAAGATGGCGATAAAGTAACCGTATTTATCGGGGGTCAGCGACCAGTTACTTTCCATGAAGTATTGGTCAGAGTTCATCCCCGCTTCCGTTTGGAATTACACTTGGATACGGATGAAGCCAATGCCGCTTGGTTGAATAACGGAGATAAGGTCTGGATGGTTAAGGATCAACAGAGTTTAAGCATGGTAGGGTAG
- a CDS encoding DUF6485 family protein, protein MECAVNENKKKCTCTYEPCPRKGNCCQCVAYHRQFNEVPGCFFPPEAEKTYDRSIARLAAAYKL, encoded by the coding sequence ATGGAATGTGCGGTCAACGAGAACAAAAAGAAATGTACCTGTACCTATGAACCCTGCCCTCGCAAGGGTAACTGTTGTCAGTGTGTAGCTTATCACCGTCAGTTCAACGAGGTACCTGGTTGCTTTTTCCCGCCCGAAGCGGAGAAGACTTATGACCGGTCGATAGCCCGCTTGGCGGCTGCTTATAAATTGTAG
- a CDS encoding ABC transporter ATP-binding protein, which produces MLKVENLRKNYGKFQALKDLTFSVSEGSIYGFVGPNGAGKSTTIKILATLLQPTAGEAYVAGVNVVTYPERVRELIGYMPDFFGVYDDLKVSEYLDFYAASYGIGRAKRRKICDDLLELVELSHKREAYVNSLSRGMKQRLCLARCLVHDPQVLLLDEPASGLDPRARLEMRELLKELQKMGKTILISSHILPELAEMCTEVGIIEGGRMVISGRVDTIMQQLQFSRVVKVTVLDRAEEAAALMEAMDWLGEVAVEGNVLQARLLGGPEHLRDTLRELVKKDIPVISFHENSHNLEDIFLQVTEGVEE; this is translated from the coding sequence ATGCTGAAAGTGGAGAATCTCCGTAAGAATTACGGTAAATTTCAAGCCTTGAAGGACCTTACCTTTTCGGTTAGCGAGGGGAGCATCTACGGCTTTGTAGGCCCTAACGGAGCAGGCAAAAGTACCACTATCAAAATCCTGGCTACCCTGCTGCAGCCTACGGCCGGGGAAGCTTACGTAGCAGGGGTGAATGTAGTCACCTACCCGGAGCGGGTTCGCGAGTTGATAGGATACATGCCCGACTTCTTCGGTGTTTATGATGATTTGAAGGTGAGCGAATACTTGGATTTTTATGCGGCCAGTTACGGCATTGGCCGGGCTAAAAGAAGAAAAATATGCGACGACCTGCTGGAGTTGGTGGAGTTGTCTCATAAGAGAGAAGCCTATGTAAATTCTCTGTCGAGGGGGATGAAACAGCGGTTGTGTCTGGCCCGTTGTCTGGTTCACGACCCCCAAGTGCTGCTGTTGGATGAACCGGCCTCCGGTCTTGACCCCCGGGCCCGGCTGGAAATGAGGGAGTTACTGAAAGAACTACAGAAAATGGGCAAGACCATTTTAATCAGCTCTCATATTTTGCCGGAGTTGGCCGAGATGTGTACCGAGGTGGGAATTATCGAAGGGGGACGCATGGTTATCAGCGGACGGGTAGATACCATTATGCAGCAACTCCAGTTTTCCAGGGTGGTAAAGGTTACAGTGTTGGATAGGGCAGAGGAAGCGGCTGCCCTCATGGAGGCCATGGATTGGCTGGGAGAGGTGGCCGTGGAGGGCAATGTTTTACAGGCCAGACTTTTGGGCGGGCCGGAGCATCTCCGCGATACCCTTAGAGAGCTGGTTAAGAAAGATATTCCGGTCATTTCCTTTCATGAAAATAGTCATAACCTGGAAGATATCTTCCTGCAGGTAACCGAGGGGGTAGAAGAGTGA
- a CDS encoding ABC transporter permease — MKLNSVMDREFRSRMRTWRSAATITAYLAVLGLITLAFLWLNTRGRYVISYRLGMELYMVMAVVQFGLIAFVTPALTSGAITGEKERQTLDLLLVTKLSARSIVLGKLVASLSYLLLLVFSSLPLFSLVFLLGGVAPSEILLTFGIYIFTAVYLGSIGLFYSAVSRRTQVATVLTYLTVLFLGIGTYMIGGFARAIYRYQVAYNVQFQTLPFVFHFNPLTPLLLTLKNGWGKRVLWEIGQVSQGNFTPTLDWEVLGVTLGVQLAIIIVLLWVATKAITPVGRGKLGLPVFKRTLRGGRSGGIQEGA; from the coding sequence GTGAAACTTAATTCCGTGATGGACAGAGAGTTCCGTTCCCGTATGCGAACCTGGCGCTCCGCCGCCACCATCACCGCGTACCTGGCAGTCCTGGGACTGATAACCCTGGCCTTTTTGTGGTTGAATACTAGAGGAAGGTACGTAATAAGTTATCGCTTGGGTATGGAATTATACATGGTAATGGCCGTAGTTCAGTTCGGTTTGATTGCTTTTGTAACTCCCGCGCTTACCAGCGGGGCCATCACCGGGGAAAAGGAAAGGCAGACATTGGACCTGTTGTTGGTCACCAAGTTATCGGCAAGATCCATTGTATTGGGTAAACTGGTTGCCTCCTTGAGCTATTTACTTCTGCTTGTTTTTTCCTCTCTGCCCCTGTTTAGTCTGGTATTTTTGCTGGGCGGGGTGGCGCCGTCGGAGATTCTTTTGACTTTTGGGATTTATATTTTTACCGCTGTCTATCTGGGCAGTATTGGACTTTTCTACTCTGCCGTTTCCCGCCGCACCCAGGTAGCGACAGTGTTAACCTATCTAACCGTTCTCTTTCTAGGTATAGGGACGTACATGATTGGTGGCTTTGCGAGAGCAATCTACCGGTACCAGGTCGCCTATAACGTCCAGTTTCAGACACTACCGTTCGTTTTTCACTTTAATCCTCTGACTCCTTTGTTGCTCACTCTAAAGAACGGCTGGGGGAAGCGGGTATTGTGGGAGATCGGCCAGGTTTCGCAGGGAAATTTCACGCCGACGCTGGATTGGGAAGTGTTGGGTGTTACCCTTGGCGTACAGCTTGCGATCATAATAGTTCTGTTATGGGTGGCAACCAAAGCTATCACACCGGTCGGAAGGGGGAAATTGGGCCTGCCCGTCTTCAAGCGAACCCTGAGGGGAGGGCGTTCCGGTGGTATCCAAGAAGGAGCTTAA